TCGCGAATCTCGTCAACGACTGCGGGCGCTGAGCGTCGCGCGAGCGGACGCGGCCGGGATCGCGGCGCCTTCGCCGCGGCGCCGCGCGCGTCGGTCCCGGTTCTTCACGCCGGGCTTCTGTTCGACGCGGCCTTGGCTTATTGCCGTCCGGCGAGTGCGGGCGTCACGCCCTGCTGCTGCCGCGGCGCATAGGAGACGAGGCGCCACTTGCCGTCGCTCTCTTGCCGGAAGCTCAGCTTCTCGAACATGGTCTTGCCGCTTTGCAGCGTCGTCGTGAAGTCGACGTTGGCGTAGAGTCCGTCCGGTACGTCCTTGGCGTTCGAGAACTGGATCAGCATGATGTCCGACCATCCACGTTTTGCGACCGCGCCGAGCGGGTCGCGCGAGCGCCGCGTGTCGTCGACGAAGCGCTGCTCCGTGTACGTGTTCCTGACGAATGCCGCGGAATCTCGCCACACGTCGTCGAAGTGTCCGTCGTCGATCTGCTTCAGCACGCTCTCGGCGCTTTGCAGCAGCGCGTCGGCGGACGGGCCGGTTTCGGCATGGGCGAACGCACCCGCTGCCGTCATGACGCTTGCGAGCACGCATTGCGCGATTAGCTTGTTCAAGTGACCTCCGGGAAGGCGAGCGGAAACACGGGGCGCGCTGCCGGCTTAGCGGTACAGCGCGGCAATCGCGTCAGTATAGGCATTGACGTTGTCCGGGTTGTAGATGCTGACCGAATCCAGAAGCTGCCGCGAATGCTCGCGATATGCGTCGAGGCTCGCGTCGTGCTCGCGGAACGCCTTCAGCAACTGCCGCCCGCCTTCCTGGCAATCGAAATCCGGATAGAAATAGCCGGCGCGGCCGAGGTACGGCGAATTGTGGACGAGCGGATAGTCGCCGTACAGCAGCTCGTAGTACAGATAATTCTGCGCGTTCTCCCACGTATGCGACACGACCGCGTCGCCGTGCGCCGCCATGAATTCGTAGACCGCGAAGCGTCCTTCGAACGTCGTCAGCCCGTGGTTGACGATGTCGAGGCTGCGCGCGAAGTGGACGAACGTCGTGTGCTCCTTCATGTGCATCGTGTTGCAGACGCGCACGAATTCGACGAAGCCCGGCTCGGCGCGATACGCCTCTTCGGTGACGAGCATCGGCACGATGCTCGTCTTCACCATGCAGATGTTCGGCTCGAACATCGCGACGCGCCAGCGCCGCTTGCCCGGCTTGTAGCCGAATTCGAGGCCCGCGCCGAGCGTCGCGCGCGCCTTGTCGAACAGGAGCGGATGCCAGATGTGCGGCACGATCGTCACCGGGCTGCGCAGCCCCGATTCGAGGTAGTGTCCGCACGAGTGCTCGAACTCGGGAATCGTCCAGACGCCGTCGTAGTGCGCGCCCGAGAACAGGAAGCCGGACGGCTTGTCGAAGATCGCGCGCTCGATGTCGATCACGTAGTCGTTGCCGACGCGCATCGTCACGACCTTGCCGCCGCGCTGCCGACACGCGGCGATCCAGCCGGCGTTGAACTGCGCGCTCATCTCGATCACCACGTCGCAGCGCGTCATCGCCTCGTCCATCGAGACGAGCGGCACGTTCCATTCGCCGAGCATCAATTGCGGATCGGCGTCGCTCGCGCCGCCGTTGATCATCACCGCTTCGGCGACGAGCGGCGACTGGCGCAGCAGCAGCACCAGCAGCAGGCAGTTCTGAAAAATGCCGTTCTCCCACAGCGACTGGCCGGCGCCGCGCACGAACAGCGACACGCCGACGACGAGACGCTTGCCGCCGTTCGGCACGTCACGGGCGGTGGTTTCTGACATGCGTTCTCTCCGGGGAAAAGGCTTATGCGGCCAGACGCGCGACGTACGCGTCGAGGTTGTCGCGGTTGTCGATCGACACGCCGTGCAGGAGCGCATCGGCTTTGCGGCGGTAGTCGCCGAGATGCGTATCGTGATGCCGCCATGCGTGCAGCAGCGCGCGGCCGCCCGCCGCGGAATCGAATTCCGGGTAGTAGTAGCCGGCGTCGCCGAGCAGCGGCGAATTGTGCACGAGCGGATAGCCGCCGTACAGCACGTCGTAGTACAGATAGTTCTGCGGGTTTTCCCACTGGTGCGAGATCACCGCGTCGCCGTGCTGCGCGAGGAACGACGGCAGATCGATGCGCGGCTCGAAGGTCGCCTTGTGCTGGCGGACGAGATCGAGACTGTTCGCGAAATGGACGAACGTCGGATGCTCTTTCATGTGCAGCGAGTTGACGACGAACAGGTGCTCGACCGCGTCGGGCTGCGCGCGGTGGAACTCGTCGGCGGCGAGCATCGGGTAGTGGCAGGTCTTCACGACCGAGATGTTCGGCTCGAGAATCGACAGCCGCCACTTCGCGCGGCCCGGCTCGTAGCCGAATCGCAGCCCCTCGGCGTCGAGCTGGCGCGCGCGGCGCTCGATGAAGTACGGCGACCAGATGTGCGGGACGACGTGCACCGGCGCGCGCGTGAGCGTGCGCAAGAGCGGCGCGTCGATCTTCTCGGATTTCGGCAGGATCCACACTTCGTCGAACGGCCCGCCGTTGAAGATGTGCCCTGACGGCCGGTTGAACATCGGCGTCTCGCAGAGCCCGCTGTACGTGTGGCCGACGAAGCAGACGACGAGCTTCTTGCCGAGCGCCTTCATGTACTTGAGCCAGTCGACGGGCAACTGCGCGCCCATCTCGATCACGACGTCGAGCGCGTGCGACACGTCGCGCGGCTGCACGAGCGGCACGTCGAGGCCCTCGAGATCGAGGCCGGCGGGCAGTGCTTTCGCGTCGCCGCCGTTCAGGAAGTAGACCGGGCCGACCCGGTCCGACTTCCTGAGCATCATTGCCAGGAACGCGATGTTCTGATGAATGCCGTTTTCCCAGATTGCCTGGCCGTCGCGGGCGAAGAGCGAGATGCCGACGGCGAGGCGCTTGCCGGGCGCGTCATGCGGCCCGGTTGACGAAGAGCGGACGGAATCGATCACCAGCTATATCCATATCCTGCACCGAAGGTCTTGTTCTGCCCCGACACGCCGATGCCCAGCTTGAGAATGCCGTTGGTTGTCACATGCGCGGTCGCGCCGAACGCCATCCCCGACTGACCTGCGAAGCGGGCGACGCCGACGGCGACGTTGATCGTCTTGCCGGGTTCGACCTGCGGCAGCATCGTCAGCGCGGTGGCGGCCGCGATGCCCTGACGGGCCATCGTGTCGGTCTGCTGCAGCGCTTGCTGAGTCTGGTTCAGCTGCGTGCCCAGATTGTTGATCTGAGTCTGCTGACCCGTCAGCGATTGTGACATAGAAGTAGACAGCGTATTCAACTGGTTGACGTTGACCGCGTCGGTGCCTTCCGTGCCGGCGGCGACGTTCGTGACCTGCCGCTGCTGCGTCGAGCTGCCGACCGAGACGACGTTCGAGCGGCCGCCGTCGTTCGAGTTCGCGCCGATCGCGGCCGAGTTCGAGCCGGCCGTGACCGACGGCGCGGCGGCGGTCGGCGCGCTCATGTCGGCGGCGACGCCCGCGCTCGCCGGCAGCGAGCGGATCGAGTTGTTCGTGCTGCTGACGATCGACGTCGACAGCGACGTCAGTTGCGTGCTGATGTTGGTCACGCTGGTCGACAGCGACGCGACGCTGGTGTTCGTCGTCGACAGGCCGGTGGACAGCGAGCCGATGCCGGTCGACGTCGACGTGGACAGCGAAGCGAGGTTGCTGTTGGTGGTCGACAGGCCGGTGGACAGCGA
This genomic stretch from Burkholderia oklahomensis C6786 harbors:
- a CDS encoding DUF4019 domain-containing protein; its protein translation is MNKLIAQCVLASVMTAAGAFAHAETGPSADALLQSAESVLKQIDDGHFDDVWRDSAAFVRNTYTEQRFVDDTRRSRDPLGAVAKRGWSDIMLIQFSNAKDVPDGLYANVDFTTTLQSGKTMFEKLSFRQESDGKWRLVSYAPRQQQGVTPALAGRQ
- a CDS encoding DUF2827 domain-containing protein yields the protein MSETTARDVPNGGKRLVVGVSLFVRGAGQSLWENGIFQNCLLLVLLLRQSPLVAEAVMINGGASDADPQLMLGEWNVPLVSMDEAMTRCDVVIEMSAQFNAGWIAACRQRGGKVVTMRVGNDYVIDIERAIFDKPSGFLFSGAHYDGVWTIPEFEHSCGHYLESGLRSPVTIVPHIWHPLLFDKARATLGAGLEFGYKPGKRRWRVAMFEPNICMVKTSIVPMLVTEEAYRAEPGFVEFVRVCNTMHMKEHTTFVHFARSLDIVNHGLTTFEGRFAVYEFMAAHGDAVVSHTWENAQNYLYYELLYGDYPLVHNSPYLGRAGYFYPDFDCQEGGRQLLKAFREHDASLDAYREHSRQLLDSVSIYNPDNVNAYTDAIAALYR
- a CDS encoding DUF2827 domain-containing protein codes for the protein MIDSVRSSSTGPHDAPGKRLAVGISLFARDGQAIWENGIHQNIAFLAMMLRKSDRVGPVYFLNGGDAKALPAGLDLEGLDVPLVQPRDVSHALDVVIEMGAQLPVDWLKYMKALGKKLVVCFVGHTYSGLCETPMFNRPSGHIFNGGPFDEVWILPKSEKIDAPLLRTLTRAPVHVVPHIWSPYFIERRARQLDAEGLRFGYEPGRAKWRLSILEPNISVVKTCHYPMLAADEFHRAQPDAVEHLFVVNSLHMKEHPTFVHFANSLDLVRQHKATFEPRIDLPSFLAQHGDAVISHQWENPQNYLYYDVLYGGYPLVHNSPLLGDAGYYYPEFDSAAGGRALLHAWRHHDTHLGDYRRKADALLHGVSIDNRDNLDAYVARLAA